From the genome of Chelmon rostratus isolate fCheRos1 chromosome 1, fCheRos1.pri, whole genome shotgun sequence, one region includes:
- the cebpa gene encoding CCAAT/enhancer-binding protein alpha: MELSNLYEVAPRPLMSTLNHGQQPSSGYRDPADLGGEIGDNETSIDLSAYIDPSAFNDDFLADLFHHSSRQDKLKIMNGEYDSVPCGPGPQQLYMSNYMESKLEPLYEHNPPRIRPVAIKQEPRDDEDMNPGMPPTYHHPHPHSQQYSQHSQQQQPHLQYQIAHCAQTTMHLQPGHPTPPPTPVPSPHQHQHHHQHPHQHQQQGGLKLLEQQRGGAKHKKHVDKSSPEYRLRRERNNVAVRKSRDKAKMRNMETQQKVVELTADNDRLRRRVEHLTRELDTLRGIFRQLPDGSFKPMGS, from the coding sequence ATGGAGCTCTCTAACCTGTACGAGGTCGCTCCCCGGCCCCTGATGAGCACCTTAAACCACGGCCAGCAGCCCTCCTCCGGCTACAGAGACCCGGCAGACCTCGGCGGTGAGATCGGAGACAACGAGACCTCCATCGACCTGAGCGCCTACATCGACCCGTCGGCTTTCAACGACGACTTCTTGGCCGACCTGTTCCACCACAGCTCCCGGCAGGACAAGCTCAAGATCATGAACGGAGAGTACGACTCAGTGCCCTGCGGTCCGGGGCCCCAGCAGCTCTACATGTCCAATTACATGGAGTCCAAGCTGGAGCCGCTCTACGAGCACAACCCGCCGCGCATCCGACCGGTGGCCATCAAGCAGGAGCCCCGGGACGACGAGGACATGAACCCGGGCATGCCTCCCACCTACCACCACCCGCACCCGCATTCCCAGCAGTACTCCCAGcattcccagcagcagcagccgcacCTCCAGTACCAGATTGCGCACTGCGCGCAGACTACCATGCACCTCCAGCCGGGCCACCCTACCCCGCCGCCGACCCCGGTGCCCAGCCcgcaccagcaccagcaccaccaccaacacccgcaccagcaccagcagcagggcggcctgaagctgctggagcagcagcgGGGTGGCGCAAAACACAAGAAGCACGTCGACAAGAGCAGCCCGGAATACCGGCTGAGGCGCGAGCGCAACAACGTGGCCGTGCGCAAGAGCCGCGACAAAGCCAAGATGCGCAACATGGAGACGCAGCAGAAGGTGGTGGAGCTGACCGCGGACAACGACAGACTGAGGCGGAGAGTGGAGCACCTGACCCGCGAGCTGGACACGTTACGGGGCATCTTCAGACAGCTGCCCGACGGATCCTTCAAGCCCATGGGCAGCTGA